A single region of the Sorex araneus isolate mSorAra2 chromosome 7, mSorAra2.pri, whole genome shotgun sequence genome encodes:
- the TIGD4 gene encoding tigger transposable element-derived protein 4 — translation MAEASVDASSLPGTVKKKKSLSIEEKIDIINAVESGKKKAEIAAEYGIKKNSLSSIMKNKDKVLEAFESLKFDPKRKRLRTAFYTDLEEALMRWYRIAQCLNVPVNGPMLRLKANDFAQKLGHNDFKCSNGWLDRFKSRYGLVFRAQPVEATGVSVDPSSVWHQNILPYYLNDYHPKNVFNIKETGLLYRMLPTNTFAFKGETCSIGKLCKDRLTLVVGTNMDGSEKLPLLVIGKNRNPPCFKGIRSLPVCYEANTMAWMTSEVFEQWMQQLDQKFQAQHRRVVIFVDSFPAHPEVKNLKAIELAFFPSCLPSKFIAMKQGVIQSLKIKYRHCLIKKFLSSVEGSREFTFSLLDAVDTLHLCWRAVTPDTIVKSYEEAGFKPPKGAESEKGSGETDRGLDLVADAQAAGVEFPEGLSLEEYAALDDDLETCEGALSSDSLWPSESQADEVRFYASDEDEDGCALGTELPLPSKPEAVTALRTLKTFLRSQHMDEGLHNALADLEIFINSLPSK, via the coding sequence ATGGCAGAAGCCTCTGTGGATGCCTCGTCCCTCCCCGGAacagtgaagaaaaagaagagtctGTCGATTGAGGAAAAGATTGACATTATCAATGCTGTAGAGAGTGGGAAGAAAAAAGCGGAGATTGCAGCTGAATatggaataaagaaaaattcactGTCTTCGATTATGAAGAATAAAGACAAAGTCCTAGAAGCCTTTGAATCTCTGAAAtttgatccaaagagaaaaagactgaGAACTGCTTTTTACACAGACCTGGAAGAGGCATTAATGAGATGGTATCGAATCGCTCAGTGCCTAAATGTACCAGTAAATGGCCCAATGTTGCGTCTAAAGGCTAATGATTTTGCCCAGAAACTTGGACACAATGATTTTAAGTGCAGTAACGGCTGGCTGGATCGCTTTAAATCCAGGTACGGTTTAGTATTCAGAGCTCAACCTGTAGAAGCCACTGGGGTATCAGTAGATCCTTCAAGTGTCTGGCACCAAAATATCCTTCCTTACTATTTAAATGATTATCATCCTAAAAATGTCTTTAATATAAAAGAGACAGGACTGCTGTATCGAATGTTGCCTACAAATACTTTTGCATTTAAAGGAGAAACCTGCTCCATTGGGAAGTTGTGCAAAGACAGGCTAACTCTGGTGGTTGGGACAAACATGGACGGCTCAGAGAAACTTCCTTTGCTTGTCATTGGGAAAAACAGAAACCCACCCTGTTTCAAAGGCATCAGGTCCTTGCCGGTGTGTTACGAAGCTAACACCATGGCGTGGATGACCTCCGAGGTTTTTGAACAATGGATGCAGCAGCTTGATCAGAAGTTTCAAGCCCAGCACCGGAGAGTGGTGATTTTTGTCGATTCTTTTCCCGCACACCCGGAGGTCAAGAACCTAAAGGCCATCGAGTTAGCATTCTTCCCCTCGTGCTTACCGTCCAAATTTATTGCCATGAAGCAAGGCGTGATCCAAAGCCTTAAGATCAAATACCGGCACTGTCTCATCAAGAAATTTTTGAGCTCTGTGGAAGGCAGCAGAGAATTTACCTTTTCTCTTTTGGATGCAGTCGACACCTTGCATCTGTGCTGGCGGGCTGTGACCCCAGACACTATCGTTAAGAGCTACGAAGAGGCGGGCTTCAAACCTCCCAAGGGAGCAGAAAGTGAAAAGGGCAGCGGGGAGACGGACAGGGGCCTCGATCTGGTGGCGGACGCCCAGGCGGCAGGAGTGGAATTTCCAGAAGGGCTGTCGCTGGAGGAGTACGCGGCCCTGGACGATGACCTGGAGACCTGTGAAGGGGCACTCAGCAGTGACTCGTTGTGGCCCAGCGAGAGCCAGGCAGATGAAGTTAGATTTTATGCTTCCGATGAAGATGAGGATGGGTGTGCCCTGGGAACCGAGCTCCCCTTACCCTCAAAACCAGAAGCAGTAACTGCTCTCCGTACGCTGAAAACTTTTCTTAGAAGTCAACACATGGATGAAGGGCTTCATAATGCTTTAGCAGaccttgaaatttttattaactcTTTACCATCCAAATAA